One Rhinopithecus roxellana isolate Shanxi Qingling chromosome 7, ASM756505v1, whole genome shotgun sequence DNA segment encodes these proteins:
- the LOC115898583 gene encoding X antigen family member 5, whose product MSWRGRRYRPRRCLRLAQLVGPMPEPSVPEPQQEGPPTESQDHTPGQKREEDQGAAEIQVPDLEADLQKLSQSKTGNECGDGPDVQGKILPKSEQFKMPEGGEGKPQL is encoded by the exons ATGAGTTGGCGAGGAAGAAGATATAGACCAAGACGATGTTTACGACTTGCTCAGCTGGTTGGGCCTATGCCT GAGCCCAGTGTGCCAGAGCCTCAACAAGAAGGACCACCAACTGAAAGTCAGGATCATACACCTGgtcagaagagagaagaagatcAGGGTGCAGCTGAGATTCAAG TGCCCGACCTGGAAGCTGATCTCCAGAAGCTGTCTCAGTCAAAGACTGGAAATGAATGCGGAGATGGTCCTGATGTCCAGGGGAAGATTCTGCCAAAATCAGAGCAATTTAAAATGCCAGAAGGAG GGGAAGGGAAACCACAGCTTTAA
- the LOC104668564 gene encoding putative protein SSX8: protein MNGDNAFAKRPRDNAKTSKKRSKNPWRQVCDPALHLVTLSPFWKVGRESASSIKALLCAMGEARAFDDIAKYFSKKEWEKMKYSEKISYVYMKRNYETMTKLGFNVTLPPFMHNKQATDFQGNDSDNDRNRGNQGE from the exons ATGAATGGAGACAACGCCTTTGCAAAGAGACCCAGGGATAATGCTAAAACATCAAAGAAGAGAAGCAAG AATCCCTGGAGACAAGTCTGTGACCCTGCACTACATTTGGTAACTCTCAGTCCATTCTGGAAGGTGGGAAGGGAGTCAGCCAGCAGCATTAAAGCCCTACTGTGTGCCATGGGAGAAGCTAGG gcctTCGATGATATTGCCAAATACTTCTCTAAGAAAGAGTGGGAAAAGATGAAATACTCGGAGAAAATCAGCTATGTGTACATGAAGAGAAACTATGAGACCATGACTAAACTAG gtttcaatGTCACCCTCCCACCTTTCATGCATAATAAACAGGCCACAGACTTCCAGGGGAATGATTCTGATAATGACCGTAACCGCGGGAATCAGGGTGAGTAG